A window from Calliopsis andreniformis isolate RMS-2024a chromosome 5, iyCalAndr_principal, whole genome shotgun sequence encodes these proteins:
- the LOC143179973 gene encoding mitochondrial intermembrane space import and assembly protein 40-B: MPLIHKEGKDTIIFASKEDHATPSKIDLPEPEPSPGLLLPNGEINWNCPCLGGMATGPCGLEFREAFSCFHYSTAEPKGSDCYEAFKTMQMCMTQYPALYGSKEPHLDDFEDDMEGNNEDEEDSHNSSKTSSTKDHLESEREERPEGSSTKKELERTNIN; the protein is encoded by the coding sequence ATGCCATTAATTCATAAGGAGGGTAAAGACACCATAATATTTGCATCGAAAGAAGATCATGCAACGCCTAGTAAAATAGATCTTCCTGAACCGGAACCAAGCCCCGGTTTGTTACTCCCCAATGGGGAAATCAACTGGAATTGCCCCTGCCTCGGTGGTATGGCCACTGGCCCCTGTGGCTTGGAATTCAGAGAAGCATTTTCCTGCTTCCACTACTCAACCGCAGAGCCAAAAGGTTCAGACTGCTACGAAGCATTTAAAACAATGCAAATGTGTATGACTCAGTATCCTGCTTTATATGGAAGCAAAGAACCGCATTTAGACGATTTTGAGGACGACATGGAAGGGAACAACGAAGACGAGGAGGATTCACACAACAGCAGTAAAACTTCCAGTACAAAAGATCACCTAGAATCTGAAAGAGAAGAAAGGCCGGAAGGTTCCAGTACCAAAAAAGAACTAGAACGGACTAACATTAATTAA
- the LOC143179563 gene encoding uncharacterized protein LOC143179563, with the protein MVSWKETRRHNFRSDQRDHKLKLRMQICRNCERNFGRVKAGSSTAQYSCKSSNRIGRRYNSYGNVNENYYEYVKRCNLIAITRFKHERNTAKCFVSSFDKKVFYLILKYPIELPLCPNLEVSSVYLKKNILEALRQLFGEEGTKSTIDILKYNSKEHRFVLRCNKDCYVRLRAALTLAQKYEGNLCTYIIHSASPNLLSFTANSRNYQH; encoded by the exons ATGGTTTCGTGGAAAGAGACCCGCAGACACAATTTTAGGAGTGACCAAAGGGATCATAAATTAAAGCTCCGAATGCAGATCTGTCGTAATTGTGAAAGA AATTTCGGTAGGGTAAAGGCTGGTTCGTCGACCGCTCAGTACTCATGT AAATCCAGCAATCGTATTGGACGACG ATACAATTCTTACGGTAATGTAAATGAAAATTATTACGAATATGTTAAAAGGTGTAATTTAATAGCTATAACACGTTTCAA GCATGAACGAAACACCGCGAAGTGTTTTGTAAGCAGCTTCGataaaaaagtgttttatttaatcCTTAAATATCCAAT AGAACTGCCTCTCTGTCCTAACCTTGAAGTATCAAGtgtttatttaaagaaaaatattcttGAAGCCCTGAGGCAATTATTTGGTGAAGAAGGAACTAAGAGCACTATTGATATTTTGAAGTACAATTCAAAGGAACATAGATTTGTTCTACGGTGCAATAAAGACTGCTATGTACGTTTAAGGGCAGCCTTAACCTTGGCTCAAAAGTACGAAGGAAACTTGTGCACATACATAATTCACAGTGCCTCACCTAACTTACTATCATTTACTGCCAACAGCAGGAACTATCAGCATTGA